The Dyadobacter sp. 676 DNA window CCCAATCCATAGGAACGGGTGCTGGTGCCCATGAAAAAGGTCTTCCCCGAGTTCAGCGTAACGGGTTTGAACGCTTCCTCCATGGATTTGGGTGTGATCAGTTTTCCGGAACTGAATGCCCTGTCGAAGAGCCAAAGGTCCTGCGTAGTGCTGACGACATTATTGGGGCCTGCGAGCACGCCAAGGTTATAATATGTGTACTCCCGTGTGCGATCGAGCGAGTCGACGTTCCTGTACGCGTGGGTATACATATTTGGGCGTGTGTAACGCACCGTGTTTCGCATATCGGGTTGGCGGACAAATGTCCTTCGCATCCCGGCCGGCTCGAAAACATGTTTCCGCATGTATTTGTCAAATGGCACACCGCTGACTTTCTCAACAAGCAAGGCCAGCAACAAATAGTTGGCATTGTTGTATCGCCAGTTTTCGCCGGGCGTGAAAAGCAATGGCAGCTTTTTGCCGATCAGGTGTGCATAGGCTTGCTGGTTACTGATCAGTTCGTTTGGATGTGCCCGGATATAGTCGTTTTCCAACCTTTCGAGAACGGGCAGGCCCGAAGTATGGTTGAGCAAATGTCTGATCGTGATTTCCGGGTAAATGAAATCGGGAAAGAACCTGGCAAGTGGGTCTGCCAGTGCAATTTTCTTTTTTCGACCAATTGCAAAACGGCTATCGCGGTAAATGGCTTGGAGAGCGAGGCCAGGTTGAAGCGGGTTGTGTCGGTATGAGGGACGCCTGAGGGAAAATCCAGATACCCGAATGACTTCCTGTAAATGGGTACTCCCCGTTCGGCCACCAGGATGCTGCCATTGAAAAGCCCGGAGGCAGCAATTTCCGCTAAAAAGGAATCTATTTTGGCTATACGGGCAGAATCCGTTTGCGGGAAGCAGGGCCTTGCCTGTCCTAATAATGCGAATAAGTACAGGATTGTAAAAGCGCGTGCTCTTTTCATAGCCGGAATGATGTTTGGGTGATTGAAAGAAATAGGTGTTGTATTTATTTGATTGAATATCAATACGAGTACAATGGTAAGAAAAAATTCTTATCAGTAAGAAACTTTTCTTATTTTTTCTCAGAAACTTTTCTTAGGTTTGAGGCATGAAAGATAAAGGCAGTAAAAATCAGTCATCACCAGAGCCCACCAGATCGGAACTGGAAATTCTTCAGGTACTGTGGGAGTTCGGCCCGTCCACGGCCCGTTTTGTCAACGACCATCTCAATGAACATAAGCGGAAGGTCATTTATATGTCTACGCTGAAATTAATGCAAATCATGGTCGAGAAGGGGCTTTTGAAAAAGGACGAAAGCCAGTTGAAGCACATTTATAGTCCGGCGCAGGAAGAGAGCAAAACAAAAAGTTTTTTGCTTGATAGAGTAGTGGATACCCTTTTCAATGGCTCGGCCGGGAAACTGATGATGCAGCTTTTGGGTGACAAGGAAATGTCCGAAAAGGAATGGGAGGTGTTCAGCGAGGTGATCAGGAAAATAGATCAGAAACAATAATTGCAATGGATATGCATTTCATAACCCAGCTTTGGTCGGAAGCCGCGATCCGTGCGGTTTGCTGGACGCTCGTTCACTCCCTTTGGATAGGTACCCTTGCCGCCGGTCTGGGCGGAGCGGTAGTAATGCTGACTTCTAAATCGTCGGCGCGGTTGCGATACAATCTGTTAGGCGTATGTATGGTGAGTTTTGCGCTGGTAATGGCTGGGTTGCTCGCATACGAATGGTCGACCGAAATGCAGATCGGAATAAAAACAGATACTTTTTCCGGGACTTTGGTTTGGGTAAATGGTCTTACTCTGGCTCGGATGCCTATCGCTGGATTGGAAGACAGGCTGGTCTTTTTTATCAATCAATATTCGCCGGTCATTTTCACGGTATGGCTGGTGTCATTCCTGATCAAAAGTCTGCAATTTACCGCGGGGTTATTCTTCATTCAACGCGTCCGTACCCGGCGGGTGCAGGCGGCACCGCCGGAGTGGGAATGTAAATTATTGTCACTTGGGCGGAGACTGGGTGTCAAGCCAAGGGTGAGGTTGTTGCAGTCCGAGCTGGTGAAAGTCCCGCTCACGGTAGGGCATTTCAAACCGGTGATCCTGGTGCCGGCAGGGATATTTTTGCAGTTGTCCCCAGGGCAGATCGACACGATCCTCCTGCACGAGCTGGCCCACATCCTGCGGCGGGACTACCTGGTCAATATTTTGCAAGCGATGCTCGAAACGGTGTTTTTCTTCAATCCGGGGTTGCTGTGGCTCTCGGGACTGCTCCGGGAAGAGCGGGAAGTCTGTTGCGACGATATTGTCCTGGCCCAAAGTCCGTTGAAAAGTACATATCTGCAGGCGCTGCTGGCATTTCAGCCGTATAGCAGTAATCGTTCGGAATCATTGGAGCTTGGACTGGGCGGAAATGCATTGGCTAGACGGATAAAAAGAATTATCAGCCAAGAAAATCAACGTTTGGGCGCATTTGAGAAAATCGTTCTGCTTGGGTGCCTGCTGGCGATCTCCGCTTTTTGCTGTAAAATAAAGCCGGAGAAGACGAATGTTGCCAGTTCCGTCGCGAGGCCCGACACCAGCCAGGC harbors:
- a CDS encoding BlaI/MecI/CopY family transcriptional regulator, producing MKDKGSKNQSSPEPTRSELEILQVLWEFGPSTARFVNDHLNEHKRKVIYMSTLKLMQIMVEKGLLKKDESQLKHIYSPAQEESKTKSFLLDRVVDTLFNGSAGKLMMQLLGDKEMSEKEWEVFSEVIRKIDQKQ
- a CDS encoding M56 family metallopeptidase, giving the protein MHFITQLWSEAAIRAVCWTLVHSLWIGTLAAGLGGAVVMLTSKSSARLRYNLLGVCMVSFALVMAGLLAYEWSTEMQIGIKTDTFSGTLVWVNGLTLARMPIAGLEDRLVFFINQYSPVIFTVWLVSFLIKSLQFTAGLFFIQRVRTRRVQAAPPEWECKLLSLGRRLGVKPRVRLLQSELVKVPLTVGHFKPVILVPAGIFLQLSPGQIDTILLHELAHILRRDYLVNILQAMLETVFFFNPGLLWLSGLLREEREVCCDDIVLAQSPLKSTYLQALLAFQPYSSNRSESLELGLGGNALARRIKRIISQENQRLGAFEKIVLLGCLLAISAFCCKIKPEKTNVASSVARPDTSQAAGPTVLNSSATSIAHVVLPKAKKTHPTTTVPVADLAGTDTTQHFNSIRFIDNNHDIPNREMVVRDDRGNVYHLKFADHVLVKLRVNGEEIAEKELTRYDNLVAGIEKARLDAQAGKARAMKGRIPSQRYADMKTGKWGLPQTGKRNSRVKQMPPPTDISYDQTRVRGVIAALVRAGVVENASQVEWFGINENELLVNGKKQSASLHQELKERYDIRPKVGLFYGPIEMVGQGIILEKGDL